A window of the Syntrophothermus lipocalidus DSM 12680 genome harbors these coding sequences:
- the rpoD gene encoding RNA polymerase sigma factor RpoD has protein sequence MKDKKLAEAISALTEKGKKKKNLTYDEISDDLQGIKLEADQIEDIYEHLQAMGIRVGDSTDEFEVEETPVEGEAAETEDVLVPEGVEIDDPVRMYLKEIGRVPLLSAEEEIELAKRIENGDEDAKRKLVEANLRLVVSIAKRYVGRGMLFLDLIQEGNLGLMKAVEKFDYRKGYKFSTYATWWIRQAITRAIADQARTIRIPVHMVETINKLSRIQRALLQKLGREPTPAEVAEEMDIPVERVMEIMKVAQEPVSLETPIGEEDDSHLGDFITDEDAESPEESASFVLLREHLDGILSTLTDREEKVLRLRFGLDDGRPRTLEEVGQEFGVTRERIRQIEAKALRKLRHPSRSKKLKDYIE, from the coding sequence ATGAAAGACAAGAAGCTCGCCGAAGCTATCAGCGCACTGACCGAAAAAGGAAAGAAAAAGAAAAACCTGACTTATGATGAGATATCCGATGATCTTCAGGGTATCAAACTGGAAGCTGATCAAATCGAGGATATTTACGAGCATCTCCAGGCGATGGGTATTCGCGTAGGAGACAGCACGGATGAGTTTGAGGTGGAAGAGACTCCCGTAGAAGGCGAGGCTGCCGAAACCGAAGATGTTTTGGTCCCCGAAGGCGTGGAAATAGATGATCCGGTCAGGATGTATTTGAAAGAGATTGGCAGGGTTCCCCTCTTAAGCGCGGAGGAAGAAATCGAGCTAGCAAAGAGAATCGAAAATGGTGACGAAGACGCAAAACGCAAACTGGTAGAGGCAAACCTGCGTTTGGTTGTCAGTATCGCCAAGCGTTACGTAGGGAGGGGCATGCTTTTTTTGGATCTGATACAGGAAGGTAACCTGGGGCTGATGAAAGCCGTTGAGAAATTCGATTACCGTAAAGGGTATAAGTTCAGCACCTACGCTACTTGGTGGATAAGGCAGGCTATTACCAGGGCTATTGCGGATCAGGCCCGGACTATTCGAATACCAGTGCATATGGTAGAAACCATTAACAAATTGTCAAGGATACAGAGGGCCCTTCTGCAGAAGCTGGGCAGAGAACCCACACCCGCCGAGGTGGCCGAAGAGATGGACATTCCGGTGGAGCGGGTGATGGAGATAATGAAGGTGGCTCAGGAACCCGTGTCTCTAGAGACTCCTATTGGGGAAGAAGATGACAGCCATCTTGGAGATTTCATCACTGACGAAGATGCCGAATCGCCGGAAGAGTCTGCTTCCTTCGTGTTGCTGCGAGAACACCTGGATGGAATTTTGTCCACCTTGACCGATAGGGAAGAGAAGGTGTTGCGGCTCAGGTTTGGTCTAGATGACGGCAGGCCCCGCACTCTCGAAGAAGTGGGACAGGAGTTTGGGGTTACCCGGGAACGAATCAGGCAGATAGAGGCCAAAGCCCTGCGTAAGCTTCGACATCCGTCACGAAGCAAGAAGCTGAAAGACTATATAGAATAG
- a CDS encoding flavodoxin family protein: MSDVFIIALNGSPNKNGNTAFMLNTALATCREMGARTEMIHCQEALKGIRNKFCVNCEVPCSGKCGRGKPLETAFELLRQADGLLIGSPVYFGTVSAQLKAFWDKSRFLRNEKALLNVPGGAVAVGASRFGGQETTIRAIHDLMLVQGMLVLGDGYWEYDCGHQGAAAQRPAQTDDNGLQRTVILAKRLVEVARATRSIRTKTAR, encoded by the coding sequence GTGTCAGATGTTTTCATAATTGCTTTGAATGGAAGTCCCAACAAAAACGGTAATACGGCCTTTATGCTTAACACTGCCCTTGCCACTTGTCGAGAAATGGGGGCGCGAACCGAGATGATTCACTGCCAAGAGGCTCTGAAAGGAATAAGAAACAAGTTTTGCGTTAACTGCGAGGTTCCTTGCTCAGGCAAATGTGGGAGGGGAAAACCGCTAGAGACAGCTTTCGAGCTTTTGCGCCAGGCTGACGGGTTGTTGATAGGGAGCCCGGTTTACTTCGGTACAGTTTCCGCCCAGCTGAAGGCTTTTTGGGACAAGAGTCGGTTTTTGCGCAATGAAAAAGCACTGCTTAATGTTCCGGGTGGGGCTGTGGCGGTTGGAGCTTCTCGGTTTGGGGGACAGGAGACGACCATCAGGGCTATCCATGACCTAATGTTGGTTCAGGGGATGTTGGTTCTGGGAGATGGTTACTGGGAGTATGACTGCGGGCATCAAGGGGCTGCGGCCCAGCGCCCGGCACAGACGGACGACAACGGGTTGCAAAGGACAGTCATACTGGCCAAAAGGCTGGTCGAAGTAGCGCGGGCAACTCGAAGCATTCGTACAAAAACCGCACGTTAA
- the istB gene encoding IS21-like element helper ATPase IstB gives MTARQELIKVYARQLKLPTLTSCQDVIRQAEEQGLSYEEFLCEVLRRELSQREENQKKRKLKKARFPLEKSLDTFEFKHLEHVEEAHIWQLAAGEFVKRRENVIMIGNPGTGKTHLAIGLGRRLVSQGFNVRYYTAARLASELVEAEQERNLTRLVKSLQKLDLLILDELSYLSFTRHQAELMFQVVSERNERGSIIITTNLEFSRWSEMFPDSMLTAALVDRLTHSAHILNMNGQSYRLRQRLRKSGLESNSNAGGGNDR, from the coding sequence TTGACCGCCCGCCAGGAGCTGATTAAGGTCTATGCCCGTCAGTTAAAACTACCCACCCTGACCTCGTGCCAGGACGTGATCAGACAGGCGGAAGAACAGGGCTTAAGCTATGAAGAATTCTTGTGCGAGGTGTTGCGTAGGGAGTTAAGCCAAAGAGAAGAAAACCAAAAAAAGCGGAAGCTTAAGAAGGCGCGGTTTCCTCTGGAAAAGAGCCTGGACACTTTTGAATTCAAGCACCTAGAGCATGTAGAGGAGGCCCATATATGGCAGCTTGCCGCCGGGGAATTTGTGAAGCGGAGGGAAAACGTGATAATGATCGGCAACCCCGGCACAGGAAAGACCCATCTCGCCATAGGCCTGGGGAGGAGGCTCGTCAGCCAGGGTTTTAACGTCAGATACTACACCGCTGCCAGGCTGGCCTCGGAACTGGTAGAAGCTGAACAGGAGCGCAACCTTACCCGCCTGGTAAAGTCTTTACAAAAGCTTGATCTTCTCATTCTGGATGAGCTGTCTTATTTGAGTTTTACCCGTCACCAGGCGGAGTTGATGTTTCAGGTGGTTTCGGAACGAAATGAGAGGGGCAGCATCATTATTACCACCAATCTGGAGTTTTCCCGGTGGTCCGAGATGTTTCCCGACTCGATGCTGACGGCGGCCCTGGTGGACAGGCTGACCCACAGTGCTCACATTCTTAATATGAATGGGCAGTCGTATAGGCTGAGACAGCGGTTAAGAAAATCTGGGTTGGAAAGTAATTCAAACGCAGGAGGAGGGAATGACAGGTAG
- a CDS encoding deoxyguanosinetriphosphate triphosphohydrolase gives MSEQGRGQTNHGLDNLCIREEIEAKEELVLSPYACFSSQSQGREKPEPPDPVRTCFMVDRDRIVHSKSFRRLKHKTQVYISPVGDHYRTRLTHTLEVSQIARTIGRGLGLNEDLIEAIALAHDIGHTPFSHAGERVLDQLVPGGFRHNENSVRVLTRIERGKFGRGLNLTKEVLDGVLYHSGYGEGGARAQTLEGQTIFYSDKIAYVQHDIDDAIRAGLLRIEDIPRDYLDVLGYTHSQRIATLVTDIIVHTRQQAARKGDRLVRVTMSPEVEKALTGLREFMFKNIYNGPFCMAEKDKAAVIVEYLYKYYYSHPNKLPEFYQEIAKEEGLAVGVADYISGMSDTFCLAIFNEVYVPQFTPGFNFYRGFTEE, from the coding sequence GTGTCAGAACAAGGAAGGGGACAAACGAATCACGGCCTGGACAACCTCTGCATACGCGAAGAAATAGAAGCCAAGGAAGAATTGGTGTTGAGCCCTTATGCCTGTTTTTCTAGTCAAAGTCAGGGGAGAGAAAAACCTGAGCCTCCGGATCCGGTGCGGACCTGCTTCATGGTGGACAGAGACAGGATTGTTCATTCCAAGTCATTTCGTCGCCTCAAACACAAGACTCAGGTGTATATTTCGCCTGTCGGCGATCACTATCGAACCAGGTTAACCCATACCCTAGAAGTGAGCCAGATAGCCAGAACGATTGGACGGGGGTTAGGTTTAAACGAGGATCTGATAGAAGCTATCGCTTTAGCCCATGACATCGGTCATACCCCTTTTTCTCATGCTGGAGAAAGAGTATTGGATCAGCTGGTGCCTGGCGGGTTCCGTCACAACGAAAACAGCGTCCGGGTACTGACCAGGATTGAAAGAGGAAAGTTCGGGCGAGGACTGAACCTGACTAAGGAAGTATTGGACGGGGTGCTATACCATAGCGGTTACGGCGAAGGGGGTGCCCGAGCTCAAACTTTGGAGGGCCAGACCATCTTTTACAGCGACAAGATTGCTTACGTGCAGCATGACATTGATGACGCCATTCGCGCCGGATTGCTGAGGATAGAGGATATTCCCCGGGACTACCTTGATGTTTTGGGATATACCCACAGCCAGCGGATAGCAACGTTAGTCACCGACATCATAGTTCATACCCGTCAACAAGCAGCACGAAAAGGGGACAGGCTTGTGAGGGTTACGATGAGTCCAGAAGTTGAGAAGGCCCTGACTGGGTTGCGCGAGTTCATGTTTAAAAACATCTACAACGGTCCTTTTTGCATGGCTGAGAAGGACAAGGCGGCTGTGATAGTAGAGTACCTGTACAAATATTACTACTCTCACCCCAATAAACTGCCCGAATTTTATCAAGAGATAGCTAAAGAAGAAGGACTGGCAGTGGGGGTTGCCGATTATATTTCGGGTATGAGCGATACCTTTTGCCTGGCTATCTTCAACGAGGTTTATGTGCCCCAGTTTACTCCTGGTTTCAACTTTTACAGGGGGTTTACAGAGGAGTAG
- a CDS encoding WYL domain-containing protein: MLADPDKTGNIFSKLVEALKYSYRVKLQYFTAYSQELTERLVKPYGLICKRQNWYLVAHCLKRNDIQVFSYPATTEAVLLHLADMISSKVNGIDGAIKSARDNGAVGSFRLYDRNIYPWVSKEEEDWSSDTASAEIPEQIDW, from the coding sequence ATGCTCGCCGACCCGGACAAAACTGGAAACATATTCTCCAAACTGGTGGAGGCCTTGAAATACTCGTACCGGGTTAAGCTCCAGTACTTCACAGCCTACAGCCAGGAGCTCACAGAAAGGCTGGTCAAACCCTACGGGCTCATCTGCAAGCGGCAGAACTGGTACCTGGTCGCCCATTGCCTGAAAAGAAACGACATCCAGGTATTCAGCTACCCGGCAACGACGGAAGCCGTGCTCCTGCACCTTGCAGACATGATATCTTCCAAAGTAAATGGAATCGACGGGGCGATAAAGTCTGCCAGGGATAACGGAGCGGTCGGGAGTTTCAGGCTGTACGACAGGAACATATATCCCTGGGTGAGTAAAGAAGAAGAAGACTGGTCGTCCGACACCGCGTCCGCGGAAATACCGGAACAGATAGATTGGTGA
- a CDS encoding putative toxin-antitoxin system toxin component, PIN family codes for MSTKQIKVFLDSSVIISALASKKGGSHKLLAMAEAEVVTAVISDHVINEVLRNIQRKLPDALPLFEKLFETLPFQLVQVTQKEITSACKHINTHDAPVLAAAISGRVDWLVSLDKHFLRLKGEEFGFRVGTPGDFLERLSELLKTE; via the coding sequence ATGAGTACGAAGCAGATTAAGGTATTTCTCGACAGCAGCGTGATCATCTCCGCTCTTGCCTCAAAGAAAGGCGGCTCTCACAAACTTCTTGCTATGGCCGAAGCAGAAGTGGTCACGGCCGTAATCTCCGATCACGTAATAAACGAAGTGCTTCGCAATATCCAAAGGAAACTCCCTGACGCTCTGCCTTTGTTTGAAAAGCTGTTTGAGACATTGCCTTTTCAGTTGGTCCAGGTTACTCAGAAAGAAATAACCAGCGCCTGCAAGCATATAAACACCCATGATGCCCCCGTCCTGGCAGCGGCAATCTCCGGCAGAGTGGACTGGCTAGTAAGCCTTGATAAGCATTTCTTAAGGCTTAAGGGAGAAGAGTTTGGTTTTAGAGTCGGCACGCCGGGCGATTTCCTGGAGCGGCTGTCGGAGCTGCTGAAAACAGAATAA
- the istA gene encoding IS21 family transposase has protein sequence MDQYQHIRHLYLVEGLSQRAIARQLKISRNTVRRYCNGAHVPWERKTSPRKAQVVTAEVIEFIEQCLKEDENALDRRQKHTAKRIYDRLRQEKGFRGGESTIRRVVRELKAKPSKVYVPLSFSPGEAIQVDWGTATVIMAGQKTEVNLFCMRLCFSCAPFVVAYPSQREEAFLEGHKTGFEFFGGTSRDIIYDNLKTAVKEGWDKTAKEQEKFLNFRSHYAYQSRFCNPRAGHEKGLIENLIGYIRRNFLVPVPRVQNFEELNQLLKKRCLEYVEHHRIKGRDLSVKEAYEMEKQALMPLPVKPYETARTLDAKVDYFSTVTFETNRYSVPVRLAGKTVTVKGSALTIKVYYRGEEVAAHPRSYGHHRTIYQLEHYLPLLKARPRSVFNARPVREAGLPAELEQYAQKLPDPHRGMVRLLRMVFDSDLEKVLDAVRTAASNGQYSVDVVQYYLNREEVPVKLKPLGPEVEPVDLKAYDSLWAGGGFN, from the coding sequence GTGGACCAATATCAGCATATCAGACATCTTTATCTCGTGGAAGGGCTTTCACAGAGAGCGATAGCACGGCAGCTCAAAATATCCAGGAACACGGTCAGGCGTTACTGTAACGGTGCCCACGTTCCGTGGGAGAGGAAAACATCTCCCAGAAAAGCCCAGGTGGTAACTGCTGAGGTGATAGAATTCATCGAGCAATGCTTAAAGGAGGATGAGAATGCCCTTGACCGAAGGCAGAAGCATACAGCCAAGAGAATATACGATCGGCTCCGTCAGGAGAAAGGATTCCGGGGCGGAGAATCAACCATCCGCCGGGTGGTACGAGAACTTAAAGCCAAACCGTCCAAAGTGTATGTTCCTTTAAGCTTTTCTCCAGGGGAGGCCATCCAGGTAGACTGGGGTACCGCCACCGTGATTATGGCCGGACAAAAGACTGAAGTCAACCTGTTCTGCATGCGGCTTTGTTTCAGCTGTGCTCCGTTTGTGGTAGCCTATCCTTCCCAGAGGGAAGAAGCATTTCTGGAAGGGCACAAAACCGGATTCGAATTTTTCGGTGGGACAAGCCGGGACATCATATACGACAACCTTAAGACAGCGGTAAAGGAGGGCTGGGACAAAACCGCGAAGGAGCAGGAAAAATTCCTTAACTTCCGCTCCCACTATGCCTACCAGTCCCGGTTCTGCAATCCCCGGGCAGGTCACGAAAAAGGCCTGATTGAAAACCTGATAGGCTACATAAGGCGCAACTTCCTGGTACCGGTTCCCCGGGTACAAAACTTCGAAGAGCTAAACCAGCTACTTAAAAAGCGCTGCCTGGAATACGTAGAACACCACCGGATAAAAGGCAGGGACCTCTCCGTAAAAGAAGCGTATGAAATGGAAAAACAGGCTCTTATGCCCCTTCCGGTCAAACCTTACGAAACGGCCAGGACGTTGGATGCGAAGGTAGACTACTTCTCCACCGTAACCTTTGAGACCAACCGCTACTCAGTACCCGTACGGCTGGCGGGAAAGACAGTGACCGTCAAAGGCAGTGCACTTACGATTAAGGTCTACTACCGGGGCGAAGAGGTAGCCGCTCACCCGAGGAGCTACGGCCACCACCGGACCATCTACCAGTTAGAACACTATCTTCCCCTGCTCAAAGCGCGGCCCCGGTCGGTGTTTAACGCTAGGCCGGTAAGAGAAGCGGGCCTACCGGCAGAGCTTGAACAGTATGCGCAAAAGCTTCCTGACCCTCACCGGGGAATGGTAAGGCTGTTGAGGATGGTCTTTGATAGCGATTTGGAAAAAGTCCTAGATGCGGTAAGGACGGCTGCAAGTAATGGCCAATACTCGGTAGATGTAGTCCAGTACTACCTGAACCGGGAAGAGGTTCCGGTAAAGTTAAAGCCCCTGGGGCCTGAGGTAGAACCGGTAGACCTCAAGGCTTACGATTCGCTCTGGGCGGGAGGTGGTTTCAATTGA
- a CDS encoding general secretion pathway protein — protein MNQHLTYAGVEREIFSDGALNEIFQFSSGVARLINKVCTHCLMYGAQNGHRIIDDHMVKRVIQGELS, from the coding sequence GTGAATCAGCACCTGACTTATGCGGGGGTAGAACGCGAGATCTTCTCGGATGGTGCGCTTAATGAGATATTCCAGTTTTCTTCGGGTGTTGCCCGGCTTATCAACAAAGTCTGCACCCACTGCCTGATGTATGGGGCTCAGAACGGCCATCGCATTATTGACGACCACATGGTGAAACGGGTAATTCAGGGAGAACTGAGTTAG
- a CDS encoding ExeA family protein has translation MFESFYGFTRTPFSRNISTENLYQSVILQEAVGRLEYAVCRQLFAVLTGDSGTGKTTVIRKFKDILNPNRFMVMYLVDSKLTPRHFYKGLLEQLGCESKFYRGDAKRQLHREIELMKGIHSLLPVVIVNEAHLLDKEMLEEVRFLLNFKMDSESPMALILVGQSELRERLKLQAYSAIRQRIDLMCMMTHLDRAQTQEYVNQHLTYAGVEREIFSDGALNEIFQFSSGVARLINKVCTHCLMYGAQNGHRIIDDHMVKRVIQGELS, from the coding sequence ATGTTTGAATCCTTCTATGGCTTTACCCGAACACCGTTTAGCCGGAACATCTCCACAGAAAATCTGTACCAGTCCGTAATCCTGCAAGAAGCTGTTGGCCGCTTGGAATATGCCGTTTGCCGGCAGTTGTTTGCGGTGCTGACTGGTGACAGCGGCACGGGCAAGACCACGGTCATCCGGAAGTTCAAAGACATCCTTAATCCGAATCGATTCATGGTCATGTACCTGGTTGATTCCAAGCTCACTCCCCGGCATTTCTACAAGGGGCTTTTGGAACAACTGGGCTGTGAGTCCAAGTTCTACCGGGGTGATGCCAAGCGCCAGCTGCACCGGGAAATCGAGTTAATGAAGGGTATTCATTCTCTGTTGCCAGTAGTCATCGTGAACGAAGCCCACCTTCTGGACAAGGAGATGTTGGAGGAAGTCCGGTTTCTTTTGAATTTCAAGATGGATTCCGAAAGCCCCATGGCTCTCATACTGGTTGGTCAAAGCGAGCTTCGGGAAAGGCTTAAGCTCCAGGCTTATTCTGCCATCCGTCAGCGCATAGACCTTATGTGCATGATGACCCATCTGGACCGTGCGCAAACGCAAGAGTACGTGAATCAGCACCTGACTTATGCGGGGGTAGAACGCGAGATCTTCTCGGATGGTGCGCTTAATGAGATATTCCAGTTTTCTTCGGGTGTTGCCCGGCTTATCAACAAAGTCTGCACCCACTGCCTGATGTATGGGGCTCAGAACGGCCATCGCATTATTGACGACCACATGGTGAAACGGGTAATTCAGGGAGAACTGAGTTAG
- a CDS encoding AbrB/MazE/SpoVT family DNA-binding domain-containing protein yields MNPAGQETKKVRVWGKGQFTIPAEFRKDLNIDEDTVLEVFRAGRAIIAMPEPLTVGKLASSVLKEMKRNNIQLEDLLKELREGHHEYEAD; encoded by the coding sequence ATGAATCCTGCGGGTCAAGAAACAAAAAAAGTTCGCGTTTGGGGCAAAGGCCAATTCACAATCCCCGCCGAATTCAGAAAGGACCTCAACATAGATGAGGACACAGTTCTGGAAGTTTTCAGAGCCGGCAGGGCGATAATCGCAATGCCGGAGCCCCTCACTGTTGGGAAGCTTGCATCCTCAGTGCTCAAGGAAATGAAGCGGAACAACATCCAGTTGGAGGATCTGCTGAAGGAACTGCGAGAGGGCCACCATGAGTACGAAGCAGATTAA
- the dnaG gene encoding DNA primase produces the protein MNEQLLRTIEDRIDIVELVSESTDLVRKGSRYWGLCPFHSEKTPSFSVSAEKRLFYCFGCHVGGNIFTFVMKRDNLSFKEAVEVLAAKAGIEYVPKSDGAKKRKRDEERIIEMNELAAAYYHQLLKSDKGARARRYLEERGVDWETAVAFQLGYAPDEWRGLLEYLISRGYSGPQLVASGLIKRSPVKDSYYDVFRDRVIFPIRNKSGTVVGMGGRSLNPADIPKYLNTPETAVFSKRDNLYGLFQARDHVRRLNEAILVEGYMDCIMLHQYGIRQAVASLGTAFTIEQARLLRGYTERVVLIYDGDQAGQREALRAAELMSKEGLKVEVVVLPEDQDPDEYIMVKGKEEFLQYIKNNKKNPMEFKLDFKLRDVEGQSLVEKLAVLHETFCDLQQVESLLELENHLAFVARKLELPENAVRREFRVWQRKTRSIGIIRNRNSINRYNKGDKEKFASPEFQVRLLAKMVNDENTFKRVFETCGTKFFTDPGLRKAAALFQEKGSFHHGQLIAEAVHNLPELAATLARVEMVEEENWPSDHEVEKFIREVKRRKMERKWQRLLTEIEAQKNKGDFYDILRLILETDHHLRIQEGGEL, from the coding sequence ATGAATGAACAGTTATTGAGGACTATTGAAGATAGGATCGACATTGTTGAACTCGTGTCAGAGAGCACGGATTTAGTGCGGAAAGGAAGCCGTTACTGGGGTCTGTGCCCGTTTCATTCCGAAAAAACCCCGTCTTTTTCGGTTTCGGCCGAAAAACGACTTTTTTATTGTTTTGGCTGTCATGTTGGTGGCAACATCTTTACTTTCGTTATGAAACGCGACAACCTGAGTTTTAAGGAAGCTGTCGAAGTTTTGGCTGCCAAAGCCGGTATCGAGTATGTACCGAAATCAGATGGGGCGAAGAAGCGAAAACGGGATGAAGAGAGAATCATAGAAATGAATGAACTGGCGGCTGCTTATTATCACCAATTGTTGAAATCGGACAAGGGTGCGAGGGCTAGAAGATACCTGGAGGAAAGAGGAGTTGACTGGGAAACGGCGGTTGCCTTTCAGCTGGGTTATGCTCCGGACGAGTGGCGGGGTCTCTTGGAATACCTGATTTCGAGGGGTTATTCGGGGCCTCAGTTAGTGGCGTCTGGCCTGATAAAGAGGAGTCCGGTCAAAGATTCGTATTATGATGTTTTTCGGGACCGGGTGATATTTCCAATAAGGAACAAGTCCGGGACGGTAGTGGGAATGGGAGGGCGCAGCTTGAACCCGGCCGACATTCCCAAGTATCTTAATACGCCGGAAACCGCGGTATTTTCCAAACGCGATAACCTGTACGGATTGTTTCAAGCCCGTGATCACGTTCGCCGGCTGAACGAAGCGATCTTGGTAGAAGGATATATGGACTGCATAATGTTGCATCAATACGGGATACGACAGGCAGTAGCTTCGTTAGGCACCGCATTTACGATTGAACAGGCCAGGTTGTTACGAGGGTACACGGAAAGAGTTGTTTTGATTTATGATGGCGACCAAGCCGGGCAAAGGGAGGCCTTGAGGGCTGCTGAATTGATGAGCAAGGAGGGCCTAAAAGTTGAAGTCGTAGTGTTGCCGGAGGATCAGGATCCAGACGAATATATTATGGTGAAAGGAAAAGAGGAATTTCTACAATATATCAAGAATAATAAGAAAAATCCGATGGAATTCAAGCTGGATTTTAAACTACGCGATGTTGAAGGTCAGAGTCTCGTGGAAAAACTGGCGGTGTTGCACGAAACTTTTTGCGACCTGCAACAGGTAGAGAGTCTGTTGGAACTGGAGAATCATCTTGCTTTTGTTGCTAGAAAACTAGAGCTGCCCGAGAATGCGGTTAGACGCGAATTCAGGGTTTGGCAGCGAAAAACCAGGTCAATTGGCATTATCAGGAATAGAAATTCTATAAATAGATATAATAAAGGAGACAAAGAGAAGTTTGCGTCACCGGAGTTTCAGGTCAGACTGTTGGCAAAGATGGTGAATGACGAAAATACTTTCAAGCGTGTATTCGAAACCTGTGGTACTAAGTTTTTTACCGACCCCGGTCTAAGGAAGGCAGCTGCGTTATTTCAAGAAAAAGGAAGTTTTCATCATGGTCAACTTATAGCCGAAGCGGTTCATAACTTGCCGGAATTGGCGGCAACTTTGGCCAGGGTTGAAATGGTTGAGGAAGAGAATTGGCCCTCAGATCATGAGGTAGAGAAATTTATCCGAGAAGTGAAAAGACGCAAGATGGAAAGGAAATGGCAAAGGTTGTTGACGGAAATCGAAGCTCAAAAGAATAAAGGGGACTTTTACGATATTCTCCGTTTGATATTGGAGACGGATCATCATCTCAGAATTCAGGAAGGGGGGGAACTATGA
- a CDS encoding restriction endonuclease: MSSSVSSAVAGSFLKGLLMGLKAAWPLWVLIALIVLGKLAWRAYEMQRLARSGLDDIDRMDGKVFEKYLEAVFRKRGYKVLRTRYVGDYGADLVIEKDGLKTVVQAKRHKGKVGVKAVQEVVASKGYYDCDRAMVVTNSIYTDQARELAKANGVELWDRDDLIRELLAADAKHALQAEVQIPAVNTAGQPNHEDKAVCAVCGKAVSEKVKAYCLTHTERFKGQIYCYEHQKTIT, from the coding sequence TTGAGCAGCAGCGTGAGCAGTGCTGTGGCAGGAAGCTTTCTTAAAGGTCTGCTGATGGGCTTGAAAGCAGCGTGGCCGCTGTGGGTGTTGATTGCGTTGATCGTGTTAGGCAAACTGGCATGGAGAGCCTACGAAATGCAGCGTCTGGCCCGGTCGGGACTGGACGATATAGACAGAATGGACGGGAAGGTCTTCGAAAAGTATCTCGAAGCCGTGTTTCGAAAGCGGGGTTACAAAGTTCTGCGCACCAGATACGTCGGGGACTACGGGGCGGATCTCGTCATCGAAAAAGATGGCCTCAAAACCGTGGTGCAGGCAAAACGCCATAAAGGAAAGGTTGGCGTCAAAGCCGTACAGGAAGTAGTAGCTTCAAAGGGTTACTACGACTGTGACAGGGCGATGGTTGTGACCAACAGCATTTACACGGACCAGGCCCGGGAACTAGCGAAGGCCAACGGCGTCGAGCTGTGGGACAGAGATGATCTGATACGGGAACTGCTGGCCGCTGATGCCAAGCACGCACTTCAAGCTGAAGTACAGATACCTGCTGTCAACACAGCAGGTCAACCCAATCACGAAGATAAAGCCGTCTGCGCAGTGTGCGGGAAAGCAGTTTCAGAGAAGGTTAAAGCCTACTGCTTAACTCACACTGAACGATTCAAAGGTCAAATATATTGTTATGAACATCAAAAAACGATTACCTAA
- a CDS encoding TIR domain-containing protein has product MARRVFYSFHYEQDNWRAAQVRNMGIVEGNVPLSDNDWEQIKKKGDKAIKQWIDDQLAGRSCTIVLIGEKTAGRKWINYEIEKSWNSGKGLVGIYIHNLKDKDGNQSTKGRNPFDNFVVGNDGKKLSSVVRAYDPPCTTSKDVYTHIKQHIEQWVEEAIKIRSS; this is encoded by the coding sequence GTGGCGAGAAGGGTTTTTTACAGTTTTCATTATGAGCAGGATAACTGGAGAGCAGCACAAGTCAGAAATATGGGTATCGTTGAAGGAAATGTTCCTTTGTCTGATAACGATTGGGAACAGATTAAAAAGAAAGGTGACAAAGCGATTAAGCAATGGATTGATGATCAATTGGCTGGACGGTCTTGTACTATAGTTCTTATTGGAGAAAAAACAGCAGGGCGTAAATGGATAAACTATGAGATCGAGAAATCATGGAACTCTGGCAAAGGGCTTGTTGGCATTTACATACATAATCTAAAAGATAAAGACGGAAACCAGTCAACAAAAGGCAGAAACCCATTTGATAATTTCGTAGTTGGTAATGATGGGAAGAAATTATCAAGTGTTGTAAGGGCATATGATCCACCATGTACTACAAGCAAAGACGTGTATACTCATATTAAACAACATATTGAACAATGGGTCGAGGAAGCAATAAAAATAAGAAGCAGCTAG